The window cccataacaaaaaagaacaaaaatctgtttggtaaaatttttgttatcggaacaatttctttttttttttttttgttccctaaataGTTTTGggatagaaacaagaaaaaaaaaaaaaaagtagctccTGGTTCCTAGGAagaatttctagaaataagcaaattttcttttttatttttcttttgttcctctctcttgctACCACCACCTCCGCCCACTCGGAGCCGTCGCTGGTCGCCGTTGTCACCGCTGCACACCCACTAGCAGCCGACCTTCACTGCCGATCGCCATGGGCTATGCAACGGCGGCGGGAGGCGACCGGCGGTAGTCGGCGGTCGTGCAACAATGATGACGGAGGCGACCGACGCGGTAGCCTAAATGTCGTGCGGCGGCGATGGTGGGAGACGACAGCGGCAACGGGCCGACGATTGGTGGTTGGTGATCcgtgagcaaaaaaaaatacgaataaatattaaaaaaatttattttgtaccaaacgcattttttttttctatttccgaagtataaattttgtatagttaccaagtATCTTATTTTACTCGAAATTATTCCccataaaagaaatagaaaataactatttctgaaaaaaaaactcCCCAGCCAATAAGCGTTGTCCTGCGCAGCTGAAGCATACCGGAGTTGAATCTAGCATCACCTCCGAAAAAGGCCTAATCACAGCAAAAGGGCTAGCGAGTCATATATCGATGGTGGATTGGGCCACAGTGGTTCAAGGGCTACTTGGAAACTTCGCATTCCTTCAAAAGCAAGTGACCATCCAAACATTTCTTCACCGGTGGAGATGACGATCGAAAtacttcaaatttctttttttctttacttatgTTTATCTGCATGACTTCgaattttattccgaatttaaagcgatccaaaaaataaatttttgtcgATGAACACATTCACCAATATAGACCCACAAGATGGCAATGATGTTTACTATCGGTGTTTGCTTGAGGGGCAGAAACAAATGTTGGCAACTTGACGTGGGATGGTCATGACGGTGGTTACAACAAGTGGTGACTTGAGAATAACAATGATGCTGGTGGCGACGACCAAAGTCGAGAGAAGCTCGGTAAAAGTGAGGTGGTAATCATGAAACTAGGaaagtaaaaatattattgaaCTTGTGAAAGAGTAAAGATAAAATTTACATTTAGCAAAATAATTTAGCCatccatcaatttttttacaaGTAATATATGTAAACAAATCGATCTAGACAGCAATGAGAGTTTATCCAAGGAAATACCAATCAATGATGAGTAAGTTGCTAAAGCGAAACACATGAAAGCTCAAGACATGCTTATCCAAAACAAATCTAATATTCTCGTcaaaatttgtttattattttcctcACCGAAATCTGAAATATTATCTAACTTTCGaagattcataaaaaaaatgctatatgcGTAATTGTATAATTTTCTAGTCCACGAGCCATTTTGAGAGGACGTTGCTGTCAGCCACATAAATTATCTGGTCcctctttgaaatttttgttttgtgaaatggATAAATGCTTCCGGTCCATCATAATTATTAGATTGCACGAGCCTTTCGAAAGTCAATATGCACTGGGGCCATGAAATCAAggttcaaaaaaaagaaaagaaaaaggaagctCCTTGTTTGGGTACAAGAAAGATATATCTAATGCAATTAAGCATGATAGCCTTGTGGGAAATGGATCAAATTGTCTTACATGAGGTCGTAAGTTCAAGCCACTTTCGTGAGAGAATACCCGAGCGGCTTGTGCCTTAAACACATGCTACCTTGTAACTAATTGACTTGTTTTTTCTAGAGGTCATTGTGAGAGGACGTAACTGTTAGCCACATAAATTATCTTGTCCTTCTCTCGATTTTTTTGTTATGTGAAATGGATAAACGCTTCCGATTCATCAGAAATATTAGATTTTACGAGCCTTCCAATAGTCAAGATGCACCGGGGCCATGAAATTAAGGTtcgtgaaaaaagaagaagaaaagaagctcCTTCTTTTGGGTAGGAAACAAATAAATCTAATACAATTAAGCATGGTAGCCTAGTGGTTAATTGATCAAATTGTCTTAGATGAGGTCACAAGTTCAAGTCATTTTTGTGAGTGAACATCCGAGCAGTTCGTGCCTTAAGCATATGTTACCTCATGTGGAGATGCTTATTGACTTATGATATTACGGTCCAAGCTGTACATTTCGTAACGGATAAGAAACCTTTAAAATAACGTGCAAAGCGGTCTTGCGCTAGTCGCCCCTCTGCACCTCTTACTCcgattttatttaattttatattattatttttaaaaccacgcatttattttgtattattattattttgtataattttttattttttaatattttttcattttctttcttattttcttatttctttttccttttttttttttttggtcggcggcctcgccccgaccatggcgaggctcgtcggccccCGAGGCTCGTCGGCCCCGGCGAGCTCGctcggcaagcctcgccggccgggcgagctcggcctcgccggatcaggcgagatcgagctcgcccggcccctcGCCCGCCCGTTCTGATGAGAAGATGCACAGAATTTGAATCGATGGCTCGTATCACCCCCTGCACCTCTTactccaattttattttattttatattattatttttatttttattattatttattattttttaaaccaCGCATCTTATATGATcggcaaaaaaaggaaaacaaactgATATGATCGGCAAAAGGTTCTGATGAGAAGTGCACAGAATTTGAATCTGGTGTCACCTCCAAAAAGGGCCCAATCACAGCAAAAGAGGCAGCGAGTCATATATCGATGGTGGATTGGGCCAAGATGGTTCAAGGGCTACTTGGACACTTCCTATTCCTTCAAAAGAAAGCAACCATCCAAAGATTTCTTCACCGGTGGAGATGACAATCGAAATActtcaaatttcctttttttctttacttatgTTTATCTCTGTGACTTCGAATTTTAGTCCGAATTTAAAGCATGccgaaaaagaaatttttgtctAGATATTAACCGATATAGAGTTGATAAGACGACAATAATGTTTATTATCGGTGTTCACTTAAGGCGCAAGGGATAAATGTTGGCAACTTGACGTGGGATGGTCATGACGATGGTTATGACAAGTGGTGACTTGAGAATAGTCGATGATGCTGGTGGTGATGACCAAAATTGAGAGAAGCTCGGTAAAGATGAGGTGCTAATCATGAAACTAGGTAAGTACAAATATTATTGAACTTGTGCAAGAGTAAAGATAAAAGTTACATTTAGCAAAACAATTTAGCCatccatcaatttttttacatGTGATATATGTAAACAAATCGATCTAGACAGCAGCGAGAGTTTATCTAAGGAAATACCAATAAATGATGAGTAAGTTGCTAAAGTGAAACACACAAAAGCTCAAGATATGCTTATCCAAAACAAATTTCATATTCTTgctgaattttatttattattttcctcgccaaaatctgaaatattatctaactttcgaagaatcataaaaaaaaaatgctatatacgGAATTACATAATTATATCCACATGTTTTAGAAAATTTCAAGTATATCCATATGTTTTAGAGAATTTcaagcattttccgttaaaattATAGTcgtataattttattttgtcaaagaaaataaaattttatttttctttggccaatgaTTATGTTTTttaatctgaaaaaaaaaagacaatggaattttttttttgggtcgaaaaagacaatgaattctttttttttttttttttttttggtcggtgacAATGAATTCATTCGTTGGAAAAACACTGTTTCTTCGCGAGGCCCAGTAATTCCAGAGAAACGCCCACCAACAAACTCGATCCCGTCCTGCCTGCATGATGGCCTGACTCGATCGATCCATCGATCGATCGCCGTGCTCGAGCTTGGAATTTCTCCGGTGCCCGTCCGCCAAGGAAGGCCTCGCCGGACGCCGTTTTCCTCGGTCCAATCGAGAGAACTCCCCCGGCGGCCGGATCTCCGCCGGACGGTCAGGAGCGCCGGCGGTCAGCGGTTCAGGTACGCATACCTCGTCAGCACTCGTGCGGCTTTTCGGTCGGGTTTTCCCCCGCGCGGAGTTGCCGGGATGTCCAGTCGCGAGGGCGCGATTTCGGTGAGATGATGCGCGGGCGACGGATCGGGGGAGCGGAATTTGTTATTTCCTCGATTTCGATTCGTGATTGGATTGCGCGGTGTCGAAATTGTTGTCGGGCGGTGTGGAATTGACGCGAGAGATCTTGATCTGGGCATGGGAGTGAGGTCGAGCTTCTTGGATGTTGCTTTAGCGAAGTAGAAAGTTCTCGTTACTGTGTTTGGCTAGATCCCTTTCTTATTTCGATAGTGGAGATTGAAGTTTGTAAAGGGATCGAGCCAAATCTAGCAGCGAAGTCGTTTATAACTGAACATTTTGGCTGCTGCATTGGCTTCGTAGTTGATAAATGCTAGATTGGCGGGAATGGTGTTAGAAATGGAAACGTTTAGGCGATGTCCATTGTCCAATCTAGGCAGTACTGGTACATATTTTGCATGTAAAGCGGTGTGATGCGGTGCGTGGATTATAAGGTTGGGCATGCGTGTTGTTTTGGGGTCGATTGATGCTCGTGTGCTTCGGATGGTAAAATGGTTTTTACTTTGCTCGTGTACAGGATAAAATCTTGCCAGTTTTCTACAAGATGTCTTCCGCTCAAGATCCATTTTACATCGTGAAAGAGGAGGTTCAAGAATCTGTAAGTCTGGTTATTATCCACGTGCGATACTTTTGGCTACCTTCTAATGGACCTGTTATCCACCTTTAGTCAATGAACGTTTAACTAGTTCGAACTTAAAATACCCTGATATTCTTTTACTCTCTTGCTTTCCTACGTTAATGAAATCCAAACAGCCTTACACACATAGCATAAGGAGACTTAGTGGAGTCCTTTGCTTATATAGAGTGACTGTTGAAGTCGTTTTCACATAGCATAGTAGCGGTAGAGACTTAGTTGGATATCCTTAGTAAATGATGACTTGATCTTCTGTTTGGATAGATTGATAAGTTGCAATCTACTTTTCACCACTGGGAACGTGTACCTCTGGATAATGGAGAGCGTGCACATCTTACCAAGGAGCTATTGGCTAATTGTGAGAGCATTGAGTGGCAGGTACGTATGCTTGTTGCTCTTCTTTTGCTGTTTGCTTTACTTGGTTGTAAAATATCATCTCTGCTATTATTTACATCAAGCATCATAAAAAAGGTCTTGCAAAAGCAAATTGGTTGCACCTCTCTTTTGGGTGcatattttccttccttttttcttgcgTCGTGAATGGCTAAGAgcacatcttcttctttttctttgatcaCCTAAATTTTCTATAAGTCACGAGATTATTGTCTCTAAATGAAGGTGGATGAGTTGGACAAAACAGTTGCTGTTGCTGTGAAAGATCCTGCTCTTTATGGAATTAATGAAGTTGAGCTTGATAAACGAAGGAGGTGGACCTCCACTGCTCGAGCTCAGGTTTGTTCTATGAAGCTGTCTGCAACAATTCTGAGGCAGGATGTAGATAATATGTCCATCCAGTTCGCGCTCTCTTTTGAAAATGGTCTAAAGAGCATACTGGCTTTATAACACGAGGGCTCTAGTAAAATATACATTAGGAAATACTTCTGCTTTTGTCAACTAGCAAAGTATGTGGAGATCTCCTGTAATGGGTTGGTGTTTCAGCTTCTGCTGCTCTCCCTAAATGCTGAACTTCCTTACAGGTTGGAGCTGTGAAAAAGGCTGTGATAGTGGGAAAAGATAACAGCTTGAGCACTGCTAATGGGATGCGCCGAGAACTATTGAGGCTTCCAGATTCCAACCTGCCAAATAGATCTGATCAATATGTTTCTCGAGATAACGATGATTTTATAGCATCGGAATCTGACAGGCAGATGCTTCTCATAAAGTATGTTCTTGTTTTCTTCGCTTCTCAAGTTCTGACAAAAAATTTATTGGGTCAGCAAGAGATCTGCTTCAGATATTTATTGGTTTGTCTATCAGTTTATTGACCAAATGTCAAGCCTTTTGGCATCAGATAGGTATATTAATCAAGATTACCAGCCAAAACCTTGCAGTTTCACATCATCAAAATCTTTGCTGCTCCGTCATTTCTGCTAACTTAAATAAAAACTGTCGATAAAAATCTTTTCATGCCATGGGGTACAACAAAAACCTGCACCAGCCTTTTTATTGGATTCTTCTAAATCTCACCCTACTGGTGATATGCATTTGGCAACTACGCCATCAGGAAATGATATCTGTTTTAAAAGTATTTAATGCAAGTAACTTTTTAG of the Eucalyptus grandis isolate ANBG69807.140 chromosome 10, ASM1654582v1, whole genome shotgun sequence genome contains:
- the LOC104421422 gene encoding syntaxin-61, producing MSSAQDPFYIVKEEVQESIDKLQSTFHHWERVPLDNGERAHLTKELLANCESIEWQVDELDKTVAVAVKDPALYGINEVELDKRRRWTSTARAQVGAVKKAVIVGKDNSLSTANGMRRELLRLPDSNLPNRSDQYVSRDNDDFIASESDRQMLLIKRQDEELDELSASVERIGGIGLTIHDELLAQDRIIDDLGTEMEGTSNRLDFVQKKVAMVMKKAGAKGQFMMILFLLILFIILFVLVFLT